acaaataacacaCATAAGACAGAATGGGATGACGATGGCCTTATTTGCTATTTTCTTAATACAATTCAATTGTACAGTTTTTCAAATCAAGGTTTCTGAGCCAGAAAATGATGTGTAGAGCGAAGACCTCATtgctttttgtctgttttccaCTGTAGATGGGGTATCCTGTTCTCGCACCCAAAGGACTTCACCCCTGTCTGCACCACTGAGCTCGCCTGTGCTGCTAGGATCAGCGATGAGTTCACGAAACGGGGTGTGAAGATGATCGCCTTGTCCATTGACAGTGTGGAGGATCACCGCCATTGGAGCAAGGTCggggatgcacacacacacacacacacacacaggggcgtGGGGctgggggggaaaaaggggacagagtacccagggccctcatgtgaggagggcccaaaaagatgctagaatgaatagctgtggatgcaggtCAAATACTCCAGGGTTAATCCCTACGCTCAACACAGACACTTTTAACTCTTTTGCCACATTACAAAAAGTACAGTACTTCTccgtagggttgggtaccgaaacgcggttctgacgtaaacggtagtaacgagaccgaataagaacgggACGCTACTTTACCGTTAGcgagtagctggattaaacacaatggttaaaatgctgacagcttatgttaagtggtgtaaagtgtgactgtatttccctgtagaggattccaacactgggacataacagtctgactgcagctgccgttgtcggaaaaacaacgcaaacggtgcgtttacttgaaactcgccagccttgtggtgcattcagagttattgtaaaatacccttttcccacctggtgcttgtttttgtttaccagcaatttactggtgaaataagtcattgttataagttattgttacattattaatcaatcatttaattttgaccatatggccttagcaataaacaagccgttctttaatgtcggcaactgtcgttttgtgctcctttgttatattttatattatatacattataaatatattatatatacatatatttcggttcaggcaccggttcaggcaccgtttaggcaccggcaccgttttaaaagtattgttttagcaccggtatcggaaaaaacccaaaggatacccaaccctacttctCAGAAAGCCCAGTGATTGGTCCAAGAGGGAATGTTCACTAGGCAAGGGTCAAGTTAGATAAACCGTGTGGTTTTTGATTTTGGTTTTTGCCCTCAGAGATTATTATTAACATCTGTGAGGCAACGGTATTGGCACTAcattagggttgcacgatattgacaaaatgtaatattgcaatatcgatattaatttcgatatttttaaacatatgtagaattacaaaagttatgggaaaacgcatcaaaataggttcataacaaatacaacacaaggtttatttcaactgacggtcatattggactggtccaacatgaataaataaataaggaccatgtctacagaacaggacatgttttactggttggacagtataaaataaataaataaagagaacaggacacaacttttctttctcttctctgattcgttccgtttttttgtctctatctatttcttcccttacactgtcactctgtcgaaatatgcacacacgtggtacactacatagggtttgtcacgtagtggcccagtgcgctgacgtgtactaacatgtgcaagtggcacggtaactgaccaatgaaacatgatcattatagcatttcaagcgggctctaaatcaaaagcactccacaaaataaacaaaatattgcatacttatacTTAGCGACACTtttgatataatattgcgcaacgtgatatcgcgataacaatattgagtcgatatataaTGCATCCCTACACTACAATCATAGTGTCTGAGCACTTAGTAGAGTTAAAGGTCTCTGATCTCTCATCAAACCTGTGCTGCAATGAAGGAGATGGCTGCCAGGACAGTGAGAATGATTGATTAACTTTGGATGatgatatatacacacatttacaaatatGTAAATGCTGAATGGGTCTCTTCCCCCTGTGCAGGATGTGATGGCATTTAACAGTGAAACTGAAATCCCTCTGCCGTTCCCCATCATCGCTGATGACAAGAGAGAGCTGTCCATCCAGCTGGGCATGCTGGACCCTGATGAGCGAGACAAGGATGGGATGCCCCTCACCGCTCGCTGTGTAAGAATCTTGTCCTCTGTCCTGtcctcagtgcaggacatattttactacaaaaacaaaacaccaagACCACATCCTGATCCAAAATGAACAGATGCCAAATGGCAGTGACATTTTGTCTTTTGTAGAAAAATCTGTCCTGTCCTGACTTTATTCCTTGTGAACGGTTTTGGTCTTTATTCCCCTAATGTTGTTGCAGCTAACTACCACATCATTTGGCCGGGAGCCAATCAATTCCGAGCAAAAATGTTGACTTTGTGCCAAACAGGTTGTTGATTGGCCATGTGTTATGCAGGCAGTACACAAAGTGTTTGCATCTAAACAAAAGCTATCTCTTGGAGCCAAATGTTAAAGAATTCTTCATTCTCAttcttatttctttattttataaaggacaacacacattaattaacatttctgtaaatgggccagtgttagccagccggctaattttcaactgtagtccttttgGCCTGATGTTTTTAGACCAGGAAACGGCAAGACATCAGTACaggttaaactatacagacagaagtcaacaagacaccatacagacagcTAGAGCAACAAATAAGCTTTCTCAGTGAGTCATGCAgagctacaggaagcagcaagacattagcacagttacacatcaacagtatccccattcagtataagaagccatgcaagcattaaaacacagccaagcaacACAGACCCGAGCCATCTTCTTGCACCGTTCAACCATGCAAAGCAGTAACAAGCAGTAATAAAAAGATGAAATGGGCTACATCACTCATTAATACAGCAGCTTAATAAGATGTAAAATAGTTAAAGGTCCTataacatgctgctttttggatgcttttatataggccttagtggtcccctaatattgtatctgaagtctctttatatagaccttagtggtcccctaatactgtatctgaagtctcttttatataggccttagtggtcccctaatactgtatctgaagtctcttttatatagaccttagtggtcccctaatactgtatctgaagtctctttttatatagacctcagtggtcccctaatactgtatcaactgccactttgcttgttcgcaagccatgatgtctctctctttctcatggatgggccaaattctctgggcgggcaaagcagagaaaggggaggtaacctttccccttacaacttcataaggagaagattccagatcggtccatctgagctttcattttctcaaaggcagagcaggatacccagggctcggtttacatctatcaccatttctagccactgggggaccataggcaggctgggggaactcatattaatgttaaaaaaaactcaaagtgaaattttcatgccatgggaccttttaaaatacaagtacatttttcacatgtacCCAAGAAATGCAGAGCGGGCTATATTTGACTCCGGGCAAGACATCAAACATCAAACATGTTGGCAGCAGGTCAGCAgtgataacaacaataatataaaattacCAGAATTTCCCATTCATGTGGCACACAGTAGTCTGCTCTCTCACATTACCAGTTTCTGTACATGTAATTGGGTAAATGAAGTATTTTTTAGGGGGGAAAAAAGTGTTTGTATGGCGGGTGAAACTTATAGGTAAATGTTTTTATATGGATGTATTTGTCACCATATTTAAAAAGCGGCATGTTCTGGTTCATCTTACATGTATGTTGACCCTGTGACATCTCACCCTACTTTAGGTCTTTGTGATTGGCCCAGACAAGAAGCTGAAGCTGTCCATCCTCTACCCCGCCACCACGGGAAGGAACTTTGATGAGTTGCTTCGAGTTATCGACTCTCTACAGCTCACCGCACAAAAGAAGGTTGCCACCCCTGTCAACTGGAAGGTAAACGCTTAAACTATGTGTTTCTTGACTTGGAGCAGTGAACggtgctaagctaactgtatCCTTGCTCCAGCTTTATATTCATGTACAGATATCAaggtttccgcggggtcttaaaaagtctaaaatttcaaaatctgaATTTTAGGCCTTacagtgctcacattatgctcattttcaggttcataattgtatttagaggttatatcagaataggtttacatggtttaattttcagaaaacaccatatttttgttgtactgcacattgctgcagctcctcttttcaccctgtgtgttgagctctctgttttagctacagagtgaggcatcacacttctgttccatctttgttgggagtcgcacatgctcagtagctaggtaaggactactagccagtcagaagcatgtatgagggcgtgctacaccagcagctaggcgagcattataacgtgtgttacaaagtgaccacgttcgtcacggaagtaaaggctggactacaacagagctgtttggagcagtttgtgaacagtgttttctgttggagatggtaagtccctttggggtggactttgggctttttcactttgtaaacctataaggtgcacaaaaaaagatatagaacacaataaaggaaagggaaaaagccaaaaagcataatatgagcactttaacaatgCATACGAATTCCCATCTGTGAATAATTGTATAAGTGGAGCAGGTTTTATGAAAGAAATGTATAATACTAGTAAAggtaagggaaaaagccaaaaagcataatgtgagcactttaaaaagtcttagattcgctgaagtattgtgttctaggtcttaaataattatAAACAGGTTTTATCATCATTTCTAGCcgctgggggaccataggcaggctaggggaactcacattaatgttaaaaaacctcataaagtgaaattttcatgccatgggaccttttaaatatctcacgtaccccctgcagtcctccaaagtacccctaggggtacacctacccccatttgagaaacactgctctataAGCAACAAGAGCTAGCTGTCATTGGGAATTGTGCATTCCTTCCAAACAAACAATTTAATTGTCTGTGACCTAATTTTAGTGGGATAACTGAAGGAAATGACCAAAAGCCACATGACACAGGAGCCTATGAGGCTGCAGCATAACTATCATTACAGCGAAGGCTTCCCAAGACTGTAATCAAAACTAGTCCCTGCTCCTAAAACATGCTTCCTTCTTGTCATCTCTTTCAGCCTAATGACAAGGTCATGGTGATTCCTTCACTCTCTGAGGCTGAAGCCGCTGCTCTCTTCCCCAACGGCGTGACCACTAAAGAGGTGCCTTCTGGGAAGAAATACTTGCGCTACACCCAGCTCTGAAAAGACACAACATCCTTCTCTAGTTTACTGCTGTTTGAAAAAATGGAACTCTTATGATAATAATTCACCAAAGCATTGACCAAAACCATATATGCCCTTATCTGATTTGGTGACTAGTGTAAGTGCAATGTGCCCAGCAGTGAACAAGGAGTGTTTATATTGTCATTTTTACGATGCCTTGTTTCCTTCAATAAACAAACTTTTTCACACATGTCCTCTGATTGTTTGAGTCTTTTCACACTGTTTAAAGTTCGGGGACacgtttacagtttttttttattttaattgctaaaacacaattttgcaaactaggctggttttatcaaaaatacttaacacaattcacaaaaccacacacccaaactgcaaaatacctcatatatcctgcaaaatgaataactgcaaccaaaactacatatagcattatcaaaatcaaacttttgcacCACATGGCACACACTTCACTCGTATTACCAGATTGTTGTCTAACCACCTACACACTGTTGGGCATAACGAAAAGCACTCATCTTTAGTATGCtttgccatccatccatcttcgtccgcttatccggtgtcgggtcgtgGGGGGAGCTCCAGCAGGCTGTTGGGCATAATGAAAAGCACTCTCATCTTTAGTATGCTTTGCCATAATagtaaaatagttcaaattgtagaaaattcttcagattgttcacatgcacatatttgcagatacacacagatacatgctgttgaaacattaatttttttatttttcaagtcaagtcagtGCAACATATGCACATCAGATATATGTACATTGGACTGAACAAAAATATGCTCACAAAAAAGtagtaaactgaaaaagaaaattgcaaaaaaaaaaaaaaaggtgctcaCCTGTGGTACAATGaaccattgaggtgtttggCCAGGTGGGACATATGTTGGCCAATTAGCTCATGtagtgtcattttgaatggcagtgttGTTGAAATGGCAAACGTGACTTTATGTCAGATTGTCGTGTCTTATGCAGAGAACTGTGTTCCGTGCatttaaaaagtgccattttgaattgcaaaatgtgtgtaaagcagaaaatgtgtttagacttttggagacttgagaagaggttttgctctctgtgtgtcagtataaataattgtgctatgctatgtcattttagtgtgttagcaattggaaaaaaaaaactgtggtaaCGGCTTTCTCTGCTTTGATTTACTGTGCCACTAGATGTCCTCCTACAACCTAAATTCAAACGTATCACTTTGCTGTTTGTGCTGCAGTACCATCTTATATCAATTGGTGGCAGTATATACACAAGCACCAATCCATTCTAAACAATTGCACAGAAGGGGAGTGGTACCACATGTAGTGAAATGactagtttatttacatttccaTTAATTATAAGAGGATTGGCCACATCAAGTTGATATACTTTCAGCAATGTTTTCTCAAAGTACACAGTGAGGTTTACAAAGCGTTCTCCCCTTTcacacagtatttttttttttgccaactcAGCATTACAAGCTAATGCCCTCACTGAAGTGTATTAATGTGCAATGGT
This sequence is a window from Sander lucioperca isolate FBNREF2018 chromosome 11, SLUC_FBN_1.2, whole genome shotgun sequence. Protein-coding genes within it:
- the prdx6 gene encoding peroxiredoxin-6 — encoded protein: MPGLLLGDQFPNFEADTTIGRIKFHDFLGNSWGILFSHPKDFTPVCTTELACAARISDEFTKRGVKMIALSIDSVEDHRHWSKDVMAFNSETEIPLPFPIIADDKRELSIQLGMLDPDERDKDGMPLTARCVFVIGPDKKLKLSILYPATTGRNFDELLRVIDSLQLTAQKKVATPVNWKPNDKVMVIPSLSEAEAAALFPNGVTTKEVPSGKKYLRYTQL